A portion of the Rhodopseudomonas sp. BAL398 genome contains these proteins:
- a CDS encoding glutathione peroxidase, with protein MIDRRTIVGATLGAFVGGLVAPARAQIAMSRITAYGFSFAALSGDDIRLADFAGRPFMVVNTASLCGYTPQYAGLQTLWTTYRDRGLTVIGVPSNDFGGQEPGGVAEIAQTAQHQYGVTFPIAAKTVVIGANAHPFYKWAAEARPRDVPRWNFHKYLIGRDGYIADVFPQAVEPTDSRVLTAIGRALADS; from the coding sequence ATGATCGACCGCAGGACGATCGTCGGCGCAACGCTTGGCGCATTCGTAGGCGGTCTTGTCGCGCCGGCGCGCGCGCAAATCGCGATGAGCCGGATCACTGCTTACGGCTTTTCCTTCGCCGCGCTGAGCGGCGACGACATCCGCCTGGCGGATTTCGCAGGTCGGCCGTTCATGGTCGTCAATACCGCCTCGCTGTGCGGTTACACGCCGCAATATGCCGGGCTGCAGACGCTGTGGACCACATATCGCGACCGCGGTCTGACCGTCATCGGCGTTCCCTCCAATGATTTCGGTGGACAGGAGCCGGGCGGTGTCGCCGAGATCGCGCAGACCGCACAGCATCAATATGGCGTCACCTTCCCGATCGCGGCCAAGACCGTGGTGATCGGCGCCAATGCCCACCCGTTCTACAAATGGGCCGCCGAAGCCCGACCGCGCGACGTCCCGCGCTGGAATTTCCACAAATATCTGATCGGTCGCGACGGCTATATCGCCGATGTGTTTCCGCAGGCGGTCGAACCGACCGACAGCAGGGTCCTGACCGCGATCGGCCGGGCGCTGGCCGACAGCTGA
- a CDS encoding tyrosine-protein phosphatase: MPDSLTRHLALAGASNFRDLGGYPARDGRLVRWRRLFRSSHLGDLTVPDIELLRGLGLKSAFDLRGIEERLSSACCDDTITVHSLPIEPSVLVALKTRLLSSEPLTGAETAALMRESYRGFVQENTPAFRTLFTHLLRDDGPLVIHCTAGKDRTGFACALILNALGVSEDLVVEDYLLTNRHYRIDPATARSIDLPDDVKAVLISVEGSFLAAAFEAVQASYGGVDAYLADGLGIGPRERAALEQRYLES; this comes from the coding sequence ATGCCCGATTCGCTCACGCGCCATCTCGCGCTGGCCGGTGCCAGCAATTTCCGCGATCTCGGCGGCTATCCCGCCCGCGACGGCCGCCTGGTTCGCTGGCGGCGGCTGTTCCGCTCCAGCCACCTCGGCGATCTGACAGTACCGGATATCGAACTGCTGCGCGGCCTTGGCCTGAAAAGCGCGTTCGATCTGCGCGGCATCGAGGAGCGGCTGTCGAGCGCGTGTTGCGACGACACTATCACGGTGCATTCGCTGCCGATCGAGCCCTCGGTTCTGGTGGCGCTGAAGACCCGACTGCTGAGCAGCGAGCCGCTGACGGGCGCCGAGACCGCGGCGCTGATGCGGGAGTCCTATCGCGGCTTTGTGCAGGAGAACACGCCGGCATTCCGCACCTTGTTTACACATCTGCTTCGGGACGACGGACCTTTGGTGATCCATTGCACCGCCGGCAAGGACCGCACCGGTTTCGCCTGCGCGCTGATCCTGAACGCGCTCGGCGTGTCCGAGGACCTGGTCGTCGAGGATTATCTGCTGACCAACCGGCACTACCGGATCGATCCGGCGACGGCGCGCAGCATCGATCTGCCCGATGACGTCAAGGCGGTGCTGATCTCGGTCGAGGGATCGTTCCTCGCTGCCGCATTCGAGGCGGTCCAGGCCAGCTATGGCGGTGTGGACGCCTATCTGGCGGACGGGCTCGGCATCGGCCCGCGCGAACGCGCGGCCCTCGAGCAGCGCTATCTGGAATCCTAG
- a CDS encoding DUF6719 family protein, which translates to MLVAAAGPAAAAQITREQDIVGLRLGQKVLVDDGSCPTGQIKEVTGTTLTAAGVTRSAKCVPRAGRH; encoded by the coding sequence ATGCTTGTCGCGGCTGCCGGCCCGGCCGCCGCGGCGCAGATCACGCGCGAGCAGGACATCGTCGGGTTGCGGCTGGGACAGAAGGTTCTGGTCGATGACGGGTCCTGCCCCACCGGGCAGATCAAAGAAGTCACCGGCACCACCCTGACCGCGGCCGGGGTCACCCGTTCCGCCAAATGCGTCCCCCGCGCCGGCCGACACTAG
- a CDS encoding ArgE/DapE family deacylase, with protein sequence MSVTEQQRKILDAVDAGFDAQLATTRDFVAIPSTRGAEGPCQDMMADLLRQRGYEVDDWHIDLDNLKDLRGFGPIEHDFSKARTVVGTYRPATNAGKSLILQGHCDVVPVGPLDMWETPPFSPTVKDGKMFGRGACDMKSGTIGALYALDAIKAAGLKPTARIHFQSVIEEESTGVGALSTLQRGYRADACFIPEPTSGQMVRSQVGVIWFRIKVRGFPVHVFEAGSGANAIMAAYHLIHAVEQLEIEWNKRAASDPHFKAVNHPINFNPGIIKGGDWASSVPAWCDVDCRIAILPGWSVADHQAEILACINKAARDHRFLSNNPPQVEWSGFLSEGYELTDSAAPEAAFGKAYDAVYGGATPELAFTALTDTRFYGLNYNIPSLCFGASGAAMHGFNEYVDLESLRQSTKATALFIAEWCGVEPV encoded by the coding sequence ATGAGCGTTACCGAACAGCAGCGCAAAATTCTCGACGCCGTCGATGCCGGCTTTGACGCCCAGCTCGCGACCACGCGCGACTTTGTCGCCATCCCCAGCACCCGCGGCGCCGAAGGGCCGTGCCAGGATATGATGGCGGATCTGTTGCGGCAGCGCGGCTATGAGGTCGACGACTGGCATATCGATCTCGACAATCTCAAGGATCTGCGCGGCTTCGGTCCGATCGAACATGATTTCTCCAAGGCCCGCACCGTGGTCGGCACCTATCGGCCGGCCACCAATGCCGGCAAATCGCTGATCCTGCAGGGCCATTGCGACGTGGTGCCGGTCGGCCCGCTCGACATGTGGGAGACACCGCCATTCTCGCCGACCGTCAAGGACGGCAAGATGTTCGGCCGCGGCGCCTGCGATATGAAATCGGGCACGATCGGCGCGCTCTATGCGCTGGATGCGATCAAGGCCGCCGGGCTGAAGCCGACCGCGCGGATTCATTTCCAGTCGGTGATCGAGGAGGAGAGCACCGGGGTCGGCGCGCTGTCGACGCTGCAGCGCGGCTATCGCGCCGATGCCTGCTTCATTCCCGAGCCGACTTCGGGCCAGATGGTGCGCTCGCAGGTCGGCGTGATCTGGTTCCGGATCAAGGTGCGCGGCTTCCCGGTCCATGTGTTCGAGGCCGGCTCCGGCGCCAACGCGATCATGGCGGCCTATCACCTGATTCACGCGGTCGAGCAGCTCGAGATCGAATGGAACAAGCGCGCGGCCTCCGATCCGCATTTCAAGGCGGTGAACCACCCGATCAATTTCAATCCCGGCATCATCAAGGGCGGCGACTGGGCGTCCAGCGTGCCGGCCTGGTGCGATGTCGATTGCCGAATCGCGATCCTGCCGGGCTGGTCGGTGGCCGATCATCAGGCCGAGATCCTCGCCTGCATCAACAAGGCGGCGCGCGACCACCGCTTCCTGTCGAACAATCCGCCGCAGGTGGAATGGTCCGGCTTTCTGTCGGAGGGCTATGAGCTGACGGATTCGGCTGCGCCCGAAGCCGCATTCGGCAAGGCCTATGACGCGGTCTATGGCGGAGCGACGCCGGAGTTGGCATTCACCGCGCTGACCGATACCAGGTTCTACGGGCTGAACTACAACATCCCGAGCCTGTGCTTCGGCGCCAGCGGTGCGGCGATGCACGGCTTCAATGAATATGTCGATTTGGAGTCGCTGCGCCAATCGACCAAGGCGACGGCCTTGTTCATCGCCGAGTGGTGCGGCGTCGAGCCGGTTTAG
- a CDS encoding tetratricopeptide repeat protein: MLILAPTPVRAQSADLVLCDRVAADPSDPDKPANVSGVAEIAPSDIATAIKYCRNAAGSSRRALYELGRAYAANRQLPQAIDSFRKAANKGSSSAMVELGVIYATGNGLPKDEAQARALFERAAEAGNPRGVSNLAALSGGAPSDPVRARALLEKGAGTNAEAQYQLGMMLAQGLGGAKDDAGAKALFEKAAAQNHPGALERLGAFAQAGRGGPRDSDAAKAYYEKAAALGNDDAKAALKRADCPFAIKDKRGKLVTNLCF, encoded by the coding sequence ATGTTGATTCTGGCTCCGACGCCGGTTCGCGCCCAATCGGCGGATCTGGTGCTGTGCGATCGCGTCGCCGCCGATCCATCCGATCCGGACAAGCCGGCGAATGTCAGTGGCGTCGCCGAGATCGCGCCATCCGACATTGCGACCGCGATCAAATATTGCCGAAACGCCGCGGGCTCGTCACGCCGGGCGCTCTATGAGCTCGGGCGCGCTTACGCCGCTAACAGGCAATTGCCGCAGGCGATCGACAGCTTTCGCAAGGCCGCGAACAAGGGCAGCAGCTCGGCGATGGTGGAGCTAGGCGTGATCTATGCGACCGGCAACGGCCTACCCAAGGACGAGGCCCAGGCGCGCGCGCTGTTCGAACGCGCGGCCGAGGCGGGTAACCCCCGCGGCGTCAGCAACCTTGCGGCGCTATCGGGCGGCGCGCCGTCCGATCCGGTGCGGGCGCGGGCGCTGCTCGAAAAAGGCGCTGGAACCAACGCCGAGGCGCAATATCAGCTCGGCATGATGCTGGCCCAAGGACTCGGCGGCGCCAAGGACGACGCCGGCGCCAAGGCCTTGTTCGAAAAGGCCGCCGCGCAGAACCATCCGGGCGCGCTGGAACGGCTGGGTGCCTTCGCCCAGGCCGGCCGCGGCGGGCCGCGGGATTCGGACGCAGCCAAAGCGTACTATGAAAAAGCCGCGGCACTCGGTAATGACGACGCCAAGGCGGCGCTGAAACGCGCGGATTGCCCATTTGCCATCAAGGACAAGCGCGGCAAGCTGGTGACCAATCTGTGCTTTTGA
- a CDS encoding cobalamin-binding protein: MRQFPPRRIVCLTEETVETLYLLGEQDRIVGVSGYAVRPPQVRREKPRVSAFISADVPKILALEPDLVLAFSDLQAEIAAAIVRAGIAVHVFNQRDIAGILAMIRTLGALVGAADRAEALATSYQRRLAAIADVARRHPIKPKVYFEEWDDPLISGIGWVAELIAIAGGEPILPHLQTKQAATDRIVAPDAVRAAAPDVILASWCGKKVVPERIRQRPGWHEIPAVRNNRIVEIKSPLILQPGPAALTEGLDAIVAALWPR; encoded by the coding sequence ATGCGCCAATTCCCTCCCCGCCGGATCGTCTGCCTCACCGAAGAAACGGTGGAGACGCTGTATTTGCTTGGCGAGCAGGACCGCATCGTCGGCGTTTCCGGCTATGCGGTGCGACCGCCGCAGGTCCGCCGCGAGAAGCCGCGGGTGTCGGCCTTCATCTCGGCCGATGTCCCAAAAATCCTGGCGCTGGAGCCCGATCTGGTGCTGGCCTTTTCCGACCTGCAGGCGGAGATCGCCGCGGCGATCGTGCGGGCGGGAATCGCGGTCCACGTCTTCAATCAGCGCGACATTGCCGGAATCCTGGCGATGATCCGCACGCTGGGCGCCCTGGTCGGCGCGGCCGATCGCGCCGAGGCGCTGGCGACCAGCTATCAGCGGCGCCTCGCGGCGATCGCCGATGTCGCGCGCCGGCATCCGATCAAACCCAAAGTCTATTTCGAAGAGTGGGACGATCCGCTGATCAGCGGCATCGGCTGGGTCGCCGAACTGATCGCAATTGCGGGTGGCGAGCCGATCTTGCCGCATCTGCAAACCAAGCAGGCCGCGACCGACCGGATCGTTGCGCCCGACGCGGTGCGGGCCGCCGCCCCGGATGTGATCCTGGCGTCGTGGTGCGGCAAGAAAGTCGTGCCGGAGCGGATCCGGCAGCGCCCCGGCTGGCACGAGATCCCGGCGGTGCGCAACAACCGCATTGTGGAGATCAAGTCACCGCTGATCCTGCAGCCCGGCCCCGCCGCGCTGACCGAAGGTCTCGATGCCATCGTGGCGGCGCTATGGCCGCGGTGA
- a CDS encoding DUF1328 domain-containing protein codes for MTILKWALIFLAISVVAGIFGFGGVSAASADIARLLFYVFVVIFLVLLVLGLTIFRA; via the coding sequence ATGACGATCTTGAAGTGGGCGCTGATTTTTCTCGCAATTTCGGTCGTCGCCGGTATCTTCGGCTTCGGCGGGGTGTCGGCAGCCTCGGCGGACATCGCCCGGCTGCTGTTCTACGTGTTCGTTGTGATCTTCTTGGTCCTGCTCGTACTGGGACTAACGATATTCAGAGCCTGA
- a CDS encoding potassium transporter Kup has translation MSAPKNKGVGLVVSAIGVVYGDIGTSPLYALKETFAGHHPIPVTGDNVFGVLSLVFWTVMLLVTVKYVIVIMRADNHGEGGSLALLALVTELTKGRRVYYPLMLLGVTAAALFYGDSMITPAISVLSAVEGLEVVTPELAPYVVPITAVVLTGLFMIQKRGTGLVGRLFGPVMCLWFATLAVLGIINIAAAPEVLTAISPTYAAAFVVAHPVMSFYALGSVVLAVTGGEALYTDMGHFGKFPIRLAWFGLVLPALLLNYFGQGALLITQPTAIQNPFFRLVPEWMVMPMVGLATLATVIASQAVISGAYSVARQAIQLGLLPRMTIVHTSGEEAGQIYVPFTNWTLYIAVMALVIGFQSSSNLAAAYGIAVTGTMMIDTILVSFVMALMWRWHWLAIAAVSGTLLLIDVAFFFANIIKVAQGGWFPLVIGLVSFTVLTTWRRGRSLVRKQLKKQAVPLDVVMRALGSSVTRARGTAVFLTASADGVPPALLHNLKHNQTVHQRVILATVMTAETPYVPESERVDMTDLGDGFHRLTIRYGFMQTPDVPEALRLCKKFGHEFNMMSTSFFLSRETFVPSLNPGMALWRERLFTFMTLNATRATIFFKIPAERVVELGTQLEI, from the coding sequence ATGAGCGCACCAAAGAACAAGGGTGTCGGACTGGTCGTCAGCGCGATCGGCGTCGTCTATGGCGACATCGGCACCAGCCCGCTCTACGCGCTCAAGGAAACCTTCGCCGGCCACCATCCGATCCCGGTCACCGGAGACAATGTGTTCGGTGTACTGTCGCTGGTGTTCTGGACGGTGATGCTGTTGGTCACGGTGAAATACGTCATCGTCATCATGCGCGCCGACAATCACGGCGAGGGCGGCAGCCTCGCGCTGCTGGCGCTGGTCACCGAACTGACCAAGGGCCGCCGGGTCTACTACCCGCTGATGTTGCTCGGCGTGACCGCCGCGGCGTTGTTCTACGGCGACAGCATGATCACGCCGGCGATCTCGGTGCTGAGCGCGGTCGAAGGCCTCGAGGTCGTGACCCCCGAATTGGCGCCCTATGTGGTGCCGATCACCGCGGTGGTGCTGACCGGCCTGTTCATGATCCAGAAGCGCGGCACCGGCCTGGTCGGCCGGCTGTTCGGGCCGGTGATGTGCCTGTGGTTCGCCACCCTGGCGGTGCTCGGCATCATCAATATCGCGGCGGCACCCGAGGTGCTGACGGCGATCAGCCCGACCTATGCGGCGGCGTTCGTGGTCGCTCATCCGGTCATGAGTTTCTATGCGCTGGGTTCGGTGGTGCTGGCGGTGACTGGCGGCGAGGCGCTGTACACCGATATGGGACATTTCGGCAAATTCCCGATCCGGCTTGCATGGTTCGGTCTGGTGCTGCCGGCGCTGTTGCTGAATTATTTCGGCCAGGGCGCGTTGCTGATCACCCAGCCGACGGCGATCCAGAACCCGTTCTTCCGGCTGGTGCCGGAATGGATGGTGATGCCGATGGTCGGGCTGGCGACGCTCGCCACCGTGATCGCTTCGCAGGCGGTGATCTCCGGGGCGTATTCGGTGGCGCGACAGGCGATTCAGCTCGGGCTGCTGCCGCGGATGACGATCGTCCACACCTCGGGCGAGGAAGCCGGCCAGATCTACGTGCCGTTCACCAATTGGACGCTGTACATCGCCGTGATGGCGCTGGTGATCGGGTTCCAATCATCGAGCAATCTGGCGGCCGCCTACGGCATCGCCGTCACCGGCACGATGATGATCGACACGATTCTGGTTTCGTTTGTGATGGCGCTGATGTGGCGTTGGCACTGGCTGGCGATTGCGGCGGTGTCCGGCACGCTGCTGCTGATCGATGTCGCCTTCTTCTTCGCCAATATTATCAAGGTCGCGCAAGGCGGCTGGTTTCCGCTGGTCATCGGCCTGGTGTCGTTCACGGTGTTGACGACCTGGCGTCGCGGCCGCTCGCTGGTGCGCAAGCAGCTGAAAAAGCAAGCGGTGCCGCTCGACGTGGTGATGCGCGCGCTGGGCTCGTCGGTCACCCGCGCGCGCGGCACCGCGGTGTTTCTCACCGCCTCCGCCGACGGCGTGCCGCCGGCGCTGCTGCATAATCTCAAGCACAACCAGACCGTCCACCAGCGCGTCATCCTCGCCACGGTGATGACCGCGGAGACACCCTATGTGCCGGAATCGGAGCGGGTCGACATGACCGATCTCGGCGACGGCTTTCATCGCCTGACCATCCGCTACGGCTTCATGCAGACCCCCGACGTGCCGGAGGCGCTGAGGCTGTGCAAGAAGTTCGGCCACGAGTTCAACATGATGTCGACCTCGTTCTTCCTCAGCCGGGAAACCTTCGTGCCGAGCCTCAATCCCGGCATGGCGCTGTGGCGGGAGCGGCTGTTCACCTTCATGACGCTGAACGCCACAAGGGCGACGATCTTCTTCAAGATTCCCGCGGAGCGCGTGGTCGAGCTCGGCACCCAATTGGAGATCTGA
- a CDS encoding L,D-transpeptidase: MSISTGWYQPLTGSAAFGSNLSICGALLRVGVLTAAGIVGISCSAEAAPSSSLFWPDSDPVYDRQEPVRPVAKRRPTVRHHLDTKREKQAKQAAKPQGPLIVSISIKDQTLKVYDANGLFAETPVSTGMRGHSTPMGVFSVIQKHKYHRSNIYSGAPMPYMQRLTWSGIAMHAGVVPGHPASHGCIRMPRDFAIKMWSWTKMGARVIITPGEIAPESFSHPLLIAKKPVPVPEQPVAAATSNSDDAARAAEMPTGTTPTPAVESAKYELRAGINLIDAKSGSEAGTTAAREPVRTADASPSGSATPVVASDASAATAPATTKPGSITAPTTNTANSTVDIEPTSAATTTPPAAKAEPAAVPKRTGRIAVFISRKDAKIYVRQRLEPLFDAPITIAPGDRPLGTHIFTAQLAKDDTFNWSVVSLPTTARQAAAHDRDRVSRRRKAAGAVETEPAPLPDSATEALDRLTIPPDAMTRIADALSTGGSIIVSDQGIAGGETGEGTDFIVPLH, encoded by the coding sequence ATGTCGATTTCAACCGGGTGGTATCAACCACTTACCGGCAGTGCTGCCTTCGGCAGCAATCTGAGCATCTGCGGCGCGCTGTTGCGCGTCGGTGTTCTGACCGCGGCGGGGATCGTCGGCATCTCCTGCTCTGCCGAAGCAGCCCCGTCATCCTCATTGTTCTGGCCCGATAGCGACCCGGTCTATGATCGCCAGGAACCGGTCCGACCGGTCGCGAAACGCCGGCCAACGGTTCGGCACCATCTGGATACCAAGCGCGAAAAGCAGGCCAAGCAGGCCGCCAAGCCGCAAGGCCCGCTGATCGTCTCGATCTCGATCAAAGACCAGACTCTCAAGGTCTACGACGCCAACGGCCTTTTTGCCGAAACCCCGGTCTCCACCGGGATGCGCGGACATTCGACGCCGATGGGCGTTTTCAGCGTGATCCAGAAGCACAAATACCACCGCTCCAACATCTATAGCGGTGCGCCAATGCCCTATATGCAGCGCCTCACCTGGTCCGGCATCGCGATGCATGCCGGGGTGGTGCCCGGCCATCCGGCGTCGCATGGCTGTATCCGGATGCCGCGGGATTTCGCGATCAAGATGTGGAGTTGGACCAAGATGGGCGCGCGGGTGATCATCACCCCCGGCGAGATCGCGCCGGAGAGTTTTTCGCATCCGTTGCTGATCGCTAAGAAACCGGTGCCGGTCCCAGAGCAGCCGGTGGCCGCAGCGACATCGAACTCGGACGATGCTGCACGCGCAGCGGAGATGCCGACCGGCACCACGCCGACGCCAGCCGTCGAATCCGCCAAATACGAATTGCGCGCCGGCATCAACTTGATCGATGCCAAGAGCGGCAGTGAGGCCGGCACGACGGCCGCGCGCGAACCGGTGCGGACCGCGGACGCCAGCCCGTCCGGCTCCGCCACGCCGGTCGTCGCGTCCGACGCCAGCGCCGCAACGGCTCCAGCCACGACCAAACCGGGCAGCATTACCGCACCGACCACCAATACCGCCAATTCGACCGTCGACATTGAGCCGACAAGCGCTGCCACCACCACGCCCCCCGCAGCCAAAGCGGAGCCTGCTGCCGTTCCGAAGCGGACCGGTCGGATCGCCGTCTTCATCAGCCGCAAGGACGCCAAGATCTACGTCCGCCAGAGGCTCGAGCCGCTGTTCGACGCGCCGATCACGATCGCGCCTGGCGACCGACCGCTGGGCACGCATATCTTCACCGCGCAACTCGCCAAGGACGACACATTCAACTGGTCGGTGGTGTCGCTGCCGACGACCGCGCGCCAAGCCGCGGCGCATGATCGCGATCGCGTCTCGCGACGTCGCAAAGCCGCCGGCGCGGTCGAGACCGAACCCGCTCCGCTGCCCGACAGCGCCACCGAAGCCCTCGATCGCCTGACCATTCCGCCCGACGCCATGACCCGAATCGCCGACGCGCTGTCGACGGGCGGCTCGATCATCGTCTCCGATCAGGGCATCGCCGGCGGCGAGACCGGCGAAGGCACCGATTTCATCGTGCCGCTGCATTAG
- a CDS encoding PaaI family thioesterase, whose translation MTPLELINARPMPFAVLMGIRFIEADKERVVATMMVRDDLCTLGGAVHGGAVMALADSVGAAATVINLPADAKGTTTIESKTNFIGAAKAGTTIRAIATPVHRGRRTQVWQTRLETEEGKLVAIVTQTQMVL comes from the coding sequence ATGACACCGCTCGAATTGATCAATGCGCGGCCGATGCCATTCGCCGTGCTGATGGGCATCCGCTTCATCGAGGCAGACAAGGAGCGCGTCGTCGCCACCATGATGGTGCGGGACGATCTGTGCACCCTCGGTGGCGCGGTCCATGGCGGTGCCGTGATGGCGCTGGCCGACAGCGTCGGCGCGGCGGCGACCGTCATCAACCTGCCGGCCGACGCCAAAGGCACCACGACGATCGAGAGCAAGACCAATTTCATCGGCGCTGCCAAGGCCGGCACCACGATCCGGGCGATCGCGACGCCTGTCCACCGCGGCCGGCGGACCCAGGTCTGGCAGACCCGGCTGGAAACCGAGGAGGGCAAGCTGGTCGCGATCGTGACCCAGACCCAGATGGTGCTGTAG
- a CDS encoding GNAT family N-acetyltransferase — translation MHDAVIEVLTGSKGTIRSLINQELPLLKDHLLRLDPESRRDRFNGYADEGFVDRYAKKCASDGTIIIAYFAEDGSVHAAAELHQPDLSTDSLPEIAFSVEGHLRRKGIGSILFKQLIAVARSLGYENLRITTGSQNQAMRALANKFGAHLNFRQGESTGTIDLYRDRDGADQPGEDQPTIEIPAGAASALMDFNQACWKLFLKMSGVSRVA, via the coding sequence ATGCACGACGCTGTAATCGAGGTCCTGACCGGCTCCAAGGGCACGATCAGGTCCCTGATCAATCAAGAGCTTCCGCTGTTGAAAGATCATTTGTTGCGGCTGGATCCCGAAAGCCGTCGCGATCGATTCAACGGATACGCGGATGAAGGCTTTGTCGACCGTTACGCGAAGAAATGCGCCAGTGATGGAACCATCATCATCGCGTATTTCGCCGAGGATGGCTCGGTGCATGCGGCGGCCGAATTGCATCAGCCAGATCTTTCTACCGATTCCTTGCCCGAGATCGCGTTCAGCGTCGAAGGCCATCTTCGCCGCAAGGGGATCGGCAGTATCCTGTTCAAGCAGCTGATCGCGGTGGCGCGTTCGCTCGGCTATGAGAATCTGCGCATCACCACGGGATCACAGAATCAGGCGATGCGGGCGCTGGCCAACAAGTTCGGCGCGCATCTGAACTTCCGTCAAGGCGAGTCGACCGGCACCATCGATCTGTATCGCGATCGCGACGGTGCCGATCAGCCCGGCGAAGATCAGCCGACGATCGAGATTCCGGCAGGCGCGGCCAGCGCCTTGATGGATTTCAATCAGGCGTGCTGGAAGCTGTTCTTGAAAATGTCCGGGGTCAGCCGAGTCGCTTAG
- a CDS encoding CreA family protein, protein MSARESMPFVTRLKSGALAALVLATLSAATLSGAPAVAADEPDLIFRRSTVFKLLSPNDKLATYGVDDPEIEGVACHFTVPEKGGFKGWLGLAEEVSDISLACRQIGPIHFKAKLDQAEDMFSKRRSLFFKKMQIVRGCDAKRNVLVYMVYSDRLIEGSPKNSTSSVPVMPWGTAAGSVEKCGDFIK, encoded by the coding sequence ATGAGCGCTCGCGAGTCCATGCCTTTTGTCACACGTTTGAAATCCGGTGCGCTGGCCGCGCTTGTCCTGGCGACACTGTCGGCGGCGACTCTGTCGGGCGCGCCAGCCGTTGCGGCCGACGAGCCGGATCTGATCTTCCGCCGCTCCACGGTTTTCAAATTGCTCAGCCCCAACGACAAGCTGGCGACCTATGGGGTCGATGATCCGGAAATCGAGGGCGTGGCCTGCCACTTCACGGTTCCGGAGAAGGGCGGCTTCAAGGGATGGCTCGGACTCGCCGAGGAAGTGTCGGATATTTCGCTGGCCTGCCGGCAGATCGGCCCGATCCACTTCAAGGCCAAGCTCGACCAGGCCGAGGACATGTTCAGCAAGCGCCGCTCCTTGTTCTTCAAGAAGATGCAGATCGTCCGAGGCTGCGACGCCAAGCGCAATGTGCTGGTCTACATGGTGTATTCGGACAGGCTGATCGAAGGTTCGCCGAAGAACTCGACCTCGTCGGTACCGGTCATGCCCTGGGGAACGGCCGCTGGATCGGTGGAAAAATGCGGCGATTTCATTAAGTGA
- a CDS encoding helix-turn-helix transcriptional regulator — protein sequence MTSALIDRIYECSFVPELWPGVLDDLARLTDSSGGLLFSARDRVLKWTASDSLSDIFRAYVEDGWFPRCTRRVCLFGQAQPGFFVEHDFWTPDQIDANPIYRDFFRPHGLGWSAGTGLQMPTGDRIVFSIERAHSRGPIEKDRIDALNELRSHLARSAFVAARLGLQRARGASEALTTMGLPALLLGHDGTVIEANPLVGDLSGHLQWRAQNRIALIDGRANELLAAALAALDGASDMAVHSFPIRDADTAVLVAHVVPIRRSARDIFAGSYALLVITPVAAPAAPPIELMRSLFDLTASEARVARALAAGETLDDIAASGGVAISTVRSQLRRVLEKTGCARQAEVVSLLGNVTLARSAPKP from the coding sequence GTGACGAGCGCGCTGATCGACCGCATCTACGAATGTTCCTTCGTGCCGGAACTGTGGCCTGGAGTTCTCGACGACCTCGCCCGACTGACCGATTCAAGCGGCGGGCTTTTGTTCTCGGCCCGTGACCGCGTGCTGAAATGGACCGCCTCCGACAGTCTGAGCGACATCTTTCGCGCCTATGTGGAAGACGGCTGGTTTCCGCGCTGCACCCGCCGGGTCTGCCTGTTCGGTCAGGCGCAGCCCGGCTTCTTCGTGGAACATGATTTCTGGACGCCGGATCAGATCGACGCCAATCCGATCTATCGTGATTTCTTTCGCCCCCATGGGCTCGGCTGGTCGGCCGGGACCGGTCTGCAGATGCCGACCGGCGATCGCATCGTCTTCAGCATCGAGCGCGCCCATAGCCGCGGGCCGATCGAAAAGGACCGGATCGACGCGCTCAATGAACTGCGCTCCCATCTGGCGCGCAGCGCCTTTGTGGCGGCCCGGCTCGGGTTGCAGCGCGCCAGGGGCGCGAGCGAAGCGCTGACCACGATGGGACTGCCGGCGCTGCTGCTTGGCCATGACGGCACGGTGATCGAGGCCAATCCGCTGGTCGGGGATCTGAGCGGGCATCTGCAATGGCGCGCGCAAAATCGCATCGCGCTGATCGACGGCCGTGCCAATGAGCTGTTGGCGGCGGCGCTGGCGGCGCTCGACGGCGCCTCCGACATGGCGGTGCATTCGTTTCCGATCAGGGATGCGGATACGGCGGTGCTGGTGGCCCATGTCGTTCCGATCCGGCGCTCCGCCCGGGATATATTCGCCGGCAGCTACGCGCTGCTGGTGATCACGCCGGTCGCGGCGCCGGCCGCGCCGCCGATCGAACTGATGCGCTCGCTGTTTGACCTGACCGCGTCGGAAGCCCGCGTGGCGCGCGCACTCGCCGCCGGCGAAACCCTGGACGACATCGCCGCCAGCGGCGGCGTGGCGATCTCCACCGTCCGTTCGCAACTGCGCCGGGTTTTGGAAAAGACCGGCTGCGCGCGTCAGGCCGAGGTGGTGTCGCTGCTGGGCAATGTCACGCTCGCGCGCAGCGCGCCGAAGCCCTGA